Proteins from a genomic interval of Neodiprion lecontei isolate iyNeoLeco1 chromosome 2, iyNeoLeco1.1, whole genome shotgun sequence:
- the LOC107225088 gene encoding DNA replication licensing factor Mcm7 isoform X1, whose product MPTKVNRDYTKDKEQLKQFFAEYAKMDDKSGDKTFKYRTQLTNIAHREQVAFIIELDDVAEFDDELAEAIQYNTRRYTTLVSEIVQEMLPDFKERVVPPKDSLDVYIEHRLLMEQRNRHPGDQRDPRNNYPPELMRRFEVYFRDFGASKALPVRDIKAEHIGKLVTVRGIVTRSTEVKPMMVVATYTCDQCGAETYQPVLSLSFMPLQFCGSDDCRVNKSGGRLSLQTRGSKFIKFQEIKIQEHSDQVPVGHIPRSLTIFCRGEMTRQCQPGDHVTITGIFLPLLRSGFRQMISGLLSETFLEAHRVIGINQIDAENDASNELTPEELELLTDDGFYDKLACSLAPEIYGHEDIKKALLLLLVGGVDNKSNDMKIRGNINICLMGDPGVAKSQLLSYINRLASRSQYTTGRGSSGVGLTAAILKDPLTGEMTLEGGALVLADQGVCCIDEFDKMADADRTAIHEVMEQQTISIAKAGIMTSLNARVSILAAANPAYGRYNPKRTIEQNIQLPAALLSRFDLLWLIQDRADRDNDLRLAKHITYVHQHSVQPPTKSAAFDMKTMRKYIALCKKTQPVITEDLTDFIVNSYVEMRKEARNSRDMTFTSARNLLGVLRISTALARLRLSDTVEKDDISEAIRLIEMSKDSINHLEVRTIRPQNPVDRIYALIRDLAGTDKTVKVSDIFDRCTNKGFKPDQVNECIEEYEELNVWQVNQARTQITFL is encoded by the exons ATGCCTACGAAAGTAAATAGAGACTACACAAAAGACAAAG AACAGCTCAAGCAGTTCTTTGCCGAGTATGCGAAAATGGATGATAAATCAGGCGATAAGACGTTTAAATATCGCACTCAACTCACCAATATTGCTCATAGAGAGCAAGTTGCATTTATCATTGAACTTGACGACGTCGCTGAATTTGATGACGAATTGGCTGAAGCTATACAATATAATACTCGTCGTTATACTACATTAGTATCAGAG ATAGTCCAGGAAATGTTACCCGACTTTAAAGAAAGAGTCGTACCACCTAAAGATTCATTGGATGTTTATATTGAGCATCGTTTGTTGATGGAGCAACGCAACAGACATCCTGGAGATCAGAGGGACCCAAGAAACAATTATCCACCAGAGCTCATGCGACGATT CGAAGTTTACTTCAGAGATTTCGGAGCATCTAAAGCTTTACCGGTTAGAGACATAAAAGCTGAGCACATTGGCAAATTAGTCACAGTAAGGGGTATCGTTACCCGATCCACAGAGGTTAAACCGATGATGGTCGTTGCCACTTATACTTGTGATCAATGCGGGGCAGAAACATACCAACCG GTACTTTCGCTAAGCTTCATGCCCTTGCAATTCTGTGGAAGCGACGATTGCCGGGTCAATAAATCTGGAGGAAGGTTATCTTTGCAAACAAGAGGTTCCAAGTTCATTAAGTTTCAGGAGATCAAGATTCAAGAACAT AGTGATCAAGTACCTGTTGGTCATATTCCAAGATCGTTGACGATCTTCTGCCGCGGTGAAATGACAAGGCAATGTCAGCCTGGAGATCATGTAACTATTActggaatatttttacctttACTGAGATCAGGATTCAGGCAAATGATATCTGGACTACTGAGCGAAACTTTCTTAGAGGCACAC AGAGTTATTGGCATCAATCAAATAGATGCCGAGAATGACGCCTCTAACGAATTAACACCCGAAGAATTAGAACTGTTAACTGACGATGGATTTTATGATAAACTGGCGTGTTCTTTGGCGCCAGAAATTTACGGGCATGAGGACATCAAGAAAGCTTTGTTGTTACTTCTTGTTGGTGGTGTTGATAATAAATCCAATGATATGAAAATCAgag GTAACATCAATATTTGTTTAATGGGAGATCCTGGAGTAGCAAAGTCACAGCTGTTGTCATATATAAATCGGTTGGCATCACGATCTCAGTACACAACAGGACGTGGATCATCAGGTGTTGGTCTAACCGCAGCTATTCTGAAAGATCCATTGACGGGTGAAATGACGCTCGAAGGTGGAGCCTTAGTTCTGGCTGATCAAGGCGTATGCTGTATCGACGAATTTGATAAAATGGCAGACGCAGATCGAACTGCTATTCACGAAGTTATGGAACAGCAGACAATTTCAATAGCTAAGGCAGGGATAATGACATCCCTGAATGCGCGGGTGTCGATATTAGCTGCTGCCAATCCCGCCTATGGCAGATACAATCCAAAAAGGACTATCGAGCAAAATATTCAATTGCCCGCTGCCTTGTTGTCTCGATTTGATTTACTTTGGTTGATTCAAGATCGAGCAGACCGAGATAACGATCTACG GCTGGCAAAACACATTACCTACGTACATCAACATTCTGTGCAACCACCGACTAAATCAGCAGCCTTCGATATGAAAACAATGAGAAAGTACATCGCTCTTTGTAAAAAAACGCAACCAGTTATAACTGAGGATCTCACAGATTTTATAGTCA ATTCATATGTGGAGATGCGTAAAGAGGCCCGGAATAGTCGTGACATGACATTTACGTCTGCCCGGAACTTGTTGGGTGTATTGCGTATATCGACTGCTTTGGCTCGCCTTCGACTGTCTGACACTGTCGAAAAAGACGATATTTCGGAAGCAATTCGTTTGATTGAAATGTCGAAAGACTCCATAAACCACCTTGAGGTGCGCACAATCAGACCCCAGAATCCAGTTGACAGGATATATGCCCTGATCAGGGATTTAGCGGGAACTGACAAGACTGTAAAAGTTTCGGACATTTTTGACCGGTGCACAAACAAAGGATTCAAACCTGATCAAGTGAATGAGTGCATCGAGGAATATGAAGAACTCAACGTTTGGCAAGTGAACCAAGCCAGGACACAGATcacttttttgtaa
- the LOC107225088 gene encoding DNA replication licensing factor Mcm7 isoform X2, translating to MDDKSGDKTFKYRTQLTNIAHREQVAFIIELDDVAEFDDELAEAIQYNTRRYTTLVSEIVQEMLPDFKERVVPPKDSLDVYIEHRLLMEQRNRHPGDQRDPRNNYPPELMRRFEVYFRDFGASKALPVRDIKAEHIGKLVTVRGIVTRSTEVKPMMVVATYTCDQCGAETYQPVLSLSFMPLQFCGSDDCRVNKSGGRLSLQTRGSKFIKFQEIKIQEHSDQVPVGHIPRSLTIFCRGEMTRQCQPGDHVTITGIFLPLLRSGFRQMISGLLSETFLEAHRVIGINQIDAENDASNELTPEELELLTDDGFYDKLACSLAPEIYGHEDIKKALLLLLVGGVDNKSNDMKIRGNINICLMGDPGVAKSQLLSYINRLASRSQYTTGRGSSGVGLTAAILKDPLTGEMTLEGGALVLADQGVCCIDEFDKMADADRTAIHEVMEQQTISIAKAGIMTSLNARVSILAAANPAYGRYNPKRTIEQNIQLPAALLSRFDLLWLIQDRADRDNDLRLAKHITYVHQHSVQPPTKSAAFDMKTMRKYIALCKKTQPVITEDLTDFIVNSYVEMRKEARNSRDMTFTSARNLLGVLRISTALARLRLSDTVEKDDISEAIRLIEMSKDSINHLEVRTIRPQNPVDRIYALIRDLAGTDKTVKVSDIFDRCTNKGFKPDQVNECIEEYEELNVWQVNQARTQITFL from the exons ATGGATGATAAATCAGGCGATAAGACGTTTAAATATCGCACTCAACTCACCAATATTGCTCATAGAGAGCAAGTTGCATTTATCATTGAACTTGACGACGTCGCTGAATTTGATGACGAATTGGCTGAAGCTATACAATATAATACTCGTCGTTATACTACATTAGTATCAGAG ATAGTCCAGGAAATGTTACCCGACTTTAAAGAAAGAGTCGTACCACCTAAAGATTCATTGGATGTTTATATTGAGCATCGTTTGTTGATGGAGCAACGCAACAGACATCCTGGAGATCAGAGGGACCCAAGAAACAATTATCCACCAGAGCTCATGCGACGATT CGAAGTTTACTTCAGAGATTTCGGAGCATCTAAAGCTTTACCGGTTAGAGACATAAAAGCTGAGCACATTGGCAAATTAGTCACAGTAAGGGGTATCGTTACCCGATCCACAGAGGTTAAACCGATGATGGTCGTTGCCACTTATACTTGTGATCAATGCGGGGCAGAAACATACCAACCG GTACTTTCGCTAAGCTTCATGCCCTTGCAATTCTGTGGAAGCGACGATTGCCGGGTCAATAAATCTGGAGGAAGGTTATCTTTGCAAACAAGAGGTTCCAAGTTCATTAAGTTTCAGGAGATCAAGATTCAAGAACAT AGTGATCAAGTACCTGTTGGTCATATTCCAAGATCGTTGACGATCTTCTGCCGCGGTGAAATGACAAGGCAATGTCAGCCTGGAGATCATGTAACTATTActggaatatttttacctttACTGAGATCAGGATTCAGGCAAATGATATCTGGACTACTGAGCGAAACTTTCTTAGAGGCACAC AGAGTTATTGGCATCAATCAAATAGATGCCGAGAATGACGCCTCTAACGAATTAACACCCGAAGAATTAGAACTGTTAACTGACGATGGATTTTATGATAAACTGGCGTGTTCTTTGGCGCCAGAAATTTACGGGCATGAGGACATCAAGAAAGCTTTGTTGTTACTTCTTGTTGGTGGTGTTGATAATAAATCCAATGATATGAAAATCAgag GTAACATCAATATTTGTTTAATGGGAGATCCTGGAGTAGCAAAGTCACAGCTGTTGTCATATATAAATCGGTTGGCATCACGATCTCAGTACACAACAGGACGTGGATCATCAGGTGTTGGTCTAACCGCAGCTATTCTGAAAGATCCATTGACGGGTGAAATGACGCTCGAAGGTGGAGCCTTAGTTCTGGCTGATCAAGGCGTATGCTGTATCGACGAATTTGATAAAATGGCAGACGCAGATCGAACTGCTATTCACGAAGTTATGGAACAGCAGACAATTTCAATAGCTAAGGCAGGGATAATGACATCCCTGAATGCGCGGGTGTCGATATTAGCTGCTGCCAATCCCGCCTATGGCAGATACAATCCAAAAAGGACTATCGAGCAAAATATTCAATTGCCCGCTGCCTTGTTGTCTCGATTTGATTTACTTTGGTTGATTCAAGATCGAGCAGACCGAGATAACGATCTACG GCTGGCAAAACACATTACCTACGTACATCAACATTCTGTGCAACCACCGACTAAATCAGCAGCCTTCGATATGAAAACAATGAGAAAGTACATCGCTCTTTGTAAAAAAACGCAACCAGTTATAACTGAGGATCTCACAGATTTTATAGTCA ATTCATATGTGGAGATGCGTAAAGAGGCCCGGAATAGTCGTGACATGACATTTACGTCTGCCCGGAACTTGTTGGGTGTATTGCGTATATCGACTGCTTTGGCTCGCCTTCGACTGTCTGACACTGTCGAAAAAGACGATATTTCGGAAGCAATTCGTTTGATTGAAATGTCGAAAGACTCCATAAACCACCTTGAGGTGCGCACAATCAGACCCCAGAATCCAGTTGACAGGATATATGCCCTGATCAGGGATTTAGCGGGAACTGACAAGACTGTAAAAGTTTCGGACATTTTTGACCGGTGCACAAACAAAGGATTCAAACCTGATCAAGTGAATGAGTGCATCGAGGAATATGAAGAACTCAACGTTTGGCAAGTGAACCAAGCCAGGACACAGATcacttttttgtaa